In Methanosarcina siciliae T4/M, one genomic interval encodes:
- a CDS encoding YcaO-related McrA-glycine thioamidation protein: MPEIKIDRSLSYLEGTQRVYDEATTLENTKDQIKRIGVTRIADITNLDRLGIPIFSAIRPSAAPGAISIYSGKGSTEQRARISAIMESFERCLAERPGVNANIEGSISAPALVESYASAKENCSVLDPNSLLLSQPFNPGSLIEWVGAYDLMNGEEVFVSANAVYHPYDAPGQCQKLFLSNTNGLASGNVLEEAILHGLLEVIERDAISTAQFTRNLGKEIVLTEEDGYLYELARKFKDAGIDLKIWLVPTDTGIPTIIAATDDVKLKDPALLVMGAGSHLKPEIAISRAITEAAQSRVVQIQGAREDTDREGFIRSVGYDRMKRLNWFWFEEGEKISLSEVKDLSGKSPAENIDIILGQLKGLAEKVIVADLSREEVAVPVVRVIIPGFELFTIDRDRKGQRITAGKKKEIIRDKNDKPWKRR; the protein is encoded by the coding sequence ATGCCCGAGATAAAAATTGATAGGTCACTCTCATACCTCGAAGGCACCCAGCGCGTGTATGACGAAGCCACAACCCTTGAAAACACTAAAGATCAGATAAAAAGGATAGGTGTAACCCGAATTGCAGATATAACAAACCTGGACAGGCTCGGAATTCCGATCTTCTCGGCAATCCGTCCCAGTGCCGCTCCGGGAGCGATCAGCATCTACTCAGGCAAGGGCTCAACCGAACAGCGGGCCCGGATTTCGGCAATAATGGAGAGTTTTGAGCGCTGCCTGGCAGAAAGGCCGGGCGTGAACGCAAATATAGAAGGTAGCATCTCTGCCCCGGCCCTTGTGGAGTCCTATGCCAGTGCAAAAGAAAACTGCAGCGTGCTTGACCCTAACTCTCTCCTCCTGTCCCAGCCCTTTAACCCCGGATCCCTTATAGAGTGGGTTGGAGCATATGATTTGATGAACGGAGAAGAGGTCTTCGTAAGTGCAAATGCGGTTTACCACCCTTATGACGCTCCCGGGCAGTGCCAGAAACTTTTCCTGAGCAATACCAACGGACTGGCTTCCGGAAACGTGCTTGAGGAAGCAATCCTGCACGGGCTGCTTGAGGTTATAGAAAGGGACGCAATCAGCACGGCCCAGTTTACCCGGAACCTTGGGAAAGAAATCGTGCTGACTGAAGAGGACGGCTACCTGTACGAGCTTGCCCGGAAATTCAAAGATGCCGGAATAGACCTCAAAATCTGGCTTGTCCCGACCGACACCGGGATTCCCACAATAATTGCAGCAACTGATGACGTTAAATTAAAAGACCCGGCTCTTCTGGTCATGGGAGCAGGTTCCCACCTTAAACCCGAAATCGCAATTTCAAGAGCAATAACCGAAGCCGCACAGTCAAGAGTAGTCCAGATTCAGGGCGCAAGGGAAGACACGGACAGGGAAGGCTTTATCCGAAGTGTGGGATACGACCGCATGAAACGCCTGAACTGGTTCTGGTTCGAAGAAGGAGAAAAAATCTCCCTTTCCGAAGTGAAGGATCTCTCCGGAAAGAGCCCGGCAGAAAACATCGATATAATACTTGGACAGCTGAAGGGGCTTGCCGAAAAGGTGATTGTTGCCGACCTCTCAAGAGAGGAAGTCGCAGTACCTGTAGTCAGGGTAATCATTCCGGGCTTTGAACTCTTCACTATCGACCGCGACCGCAAAGGACAAAGAATCACTGCCGGAAAGAAGAAAGAAATTATAAGAGACAAAAACGATAAGCCGTGGAAAAGAAGATGA
- a CDS encoding YgaP family membrane protein has translation MFLEENVGGFDLVLRALLGTLGITALATNLIKSSPLKWIVALIAFTGLYSSILRHCTPYAFLGINTARKK, from the coding sequence TTGTTTCTGGAAGAAAATGTGGGCGGTTTTGATCTGGTACTCCGGGCCCTGTTAGGGACACTTGGAATTACTGCTCTGGCAACGAATCTTATAAAAAGTTCTCCTTTGAAATGGATTGTTGCACTGATAGCTTTTACGGGACTCTACAGTTCGATCCTGAGACATTGCACTCCATACGCTTTTCTCGGGATCAATACTGCAAGGAAAAAATAA
- a CDS encoding heavy metal translocating P-type ATPase, translating into MEMPKNSHELHEDNGHKSAGNMLHEDHQEGQAGHEEKITQTHDQNAEMNPQGHDQHEGMQHEGHEMGGKGHGKGHGDHHAHMLADFRKRFIVSFILTFPVLLLSPMIQGFFGFEFRVPGADILTFLLSTVVYFYGGYPFLKGLKDELAEKAPGMMTLIAVAISVAYFYSSAVVFGLPGGVFFWELVTLIDVMLLGHWLEMRSVMGASRALEELVKIMPSIAHLKKNGETVDVGVDRLKIGDRVLVKPGEKIPVDGIVTEGTSSVNESMLTGESRPVTKKPGTEVIGGSINGEAAFVVEVKKTGKDTYLNQVVELVRTAQESKSKTQDLANRAAMYLTIIALTVGALTFLLWIFFGHEVVFALERAVTVMVITCPHALGLAIPLVVAVSTSLAAKSGLLIRDRQAFEKARSLEAVIFDKTGTLTEGRFGVTDVVLLSGDVDKINDKEVLSLAASLEASSEHPIARGILESAREEGIEPLPVEKFSSIPGKGIEGTIEGRKFLVVSPGYLEEKGILLNNGRIESEKIEEIKEQGKTVVFLLEGDTVLGALALADIVRKESREAISKLKGMGIKCLMLTGDNRYVAAWVSKELELDDYFAEVLPHEKAAKVKEVQKQYITGMVGDGVNDAPALAQADVGIAIGAGTDVAIETADVVLVKNDPGDVLYIIELSRKTYSKMYQNLLWATGYNVFAIPLAAGVLYGCGILLSPAIGAVLMSLSTVIVAINARALDMG; encoded by the coding sequence ATGGAAATGCCCAAAAATTCCCACGAGTTGCACGAAGATAACGGGCATAAATCGGCTGGAAATATGCTGCATGAGGACCATCAGGAAGGGCAAGCAGGGCACGAGGAAAAGATAACTCAAACCCATGATCAGAACGCTGAGATGAACCCTCAGGGTCATGACCAGCATGAAGGAATGCAACATGAGGGGCATGAAATGGGGGGCAAAGGTCACGGCAAAGGTCATGGCGATCACCATGCTCATATGCTTGCAGATTTCAGAAAAAGATTCATCGTTTCTTTTATACTGACCTTCCCGGTTTTGCTGCTCTCTCCCATGATTCAGGGCTTTTTTGGTTTTGAGTTTCGCGTTCCAGGCGCGGATATTCTTACCTTTTTGCTTTCCACTGTCGTTTATTTCTACGGCGGCTATCCGTTTCTCAAAGGGCTCAAAGACGAGCTTGCAGAGAAAGCTCCGGGAATGATGACCCTTATAGCCGTTGCTATCAGCGTGGCTTATTTTTACAGTTCTGCGGTGGTATTCGGGCTTCCAGGTGGCGTTTTTTTTTGGGAACTCGTAACCCTTATCGATGTAATGCTGCTCGGGCACTGGCTGGAGATGCGCTCGGTAATGGGGGCTTCAAGAGCCCTTGAAGAGCTTGTAAAAATCATGCCCTCTATTGCTCACCTGAAGAAAAACGGCGAAACTGTTGACGTGGGAGTTGACCGGTTAAAAATAGGGGACAGGGTTCTGGTCAAGCCCGGGGAAAAGATTCCTGTTGACGGGATTGTTACGGAAGGGACGAGCAGCGTCAATGAATCAATGCTCACAGGGGAATCAAGACCTGTCACGAAAAAGCCGGGAACTGAGGTCATAGGCGGTTCGATTAACGGAGAGGCGGCTTTTGTCGTGGAGGTAAAAAAAACGGGCAAGGACACCTATCTTAACCAGGTTGTCGAACTCGTCAGAACAGCCCAGGAAAGCAAATCAAAGACTCAGGACCTGGCGAACAGGGCTGCAATGTACCTGACGATCATAGCCCTGACTGTGGGCGCGCTCACCTTTCTCCTCTGGATTTTCTTCGGGCATGAAGTTGTCTTTGCCCTGGAGAGAGCGGTAACCGTAATGGTTATCACCTGCCCGCATGCCCTCGGGCTTGCGATCCCGCTCGTGGTTGCAGTTTCAACGTCCCTGGCGGCAAAGTCCGGGCTTCTCATCAGGGACCGGCAGGCATTTGAAAAAGCCCGGAGCCTTGAGGCTGTAATTTTTGATAAAACCGGAACCCTCACTGAAGGCAGATTTGGGGTAACCGATGTAGTTTTGCTCTCAGGAGATGTCGATAAAATTAACGACAAAGAGGTCCTCAGCCTTGCAGCTTCTCTTGAAGCAAGTTCGGAACACCCGATCGCAAGGGGAATTCTTGAAAGTGCCAGGGAAGAAGGGATAGAGCCTTTACCGGTTGAAAAGTTCAGTTCCATTCCCGGAAAAGGAATCGAGGGCACAATAGAAGGCAGGAAATTCCTTGTTGTAAGCCCGGGCTACCTTGAAGAAAAAGGAATTCTCCTGAATAACGGGAGAATCGAATCTGAGAAAATAGAAGAAATTAAGGAGCAGGGAAAAACCGTTGTATTTCTACTTGAAGGAGATACGGTGCTTGGAGCCCTTGCCCTTGCCGACATTGTCCGGAAAGAGTCAAGGGAAGCAATTTCAAAGCTCAAAGGAATGGGTATAAAATGCCTGATGCTTACCGGGGACAACCGCTATGTTGCTGCCTGGGTGTCTAAGGAACTGGAGCTTGACGACTACTTTGCAGAAGTCCTCCCGCACGAAAAGGCTGCAAAGGTCAAGGAAGTCCAGAAGCAGTACATTACCGGCATGGTCGGAGATGGGGTCAATGACGCCCCTGCCCTTGCCCAGGCTGATGTGGGCATAGCCATCGGAGCAGGCACGGATGTTGCAATCGAAACCGCTGATGTCGTACTGGTGAAAAACGATCCGGGAGATGTGCTGTACATTATTGAGCTTTCCAGAAAAACTTACTCCAAGATGTACCAGAACCTGCTCTGGGCAACCGGGTATAATGTATTTGCAATTCCGCTTGCAGCGGGGGTACTCTACGGATGCGGCATCTTATTGAGCCCTGCCATAGGGGCGGTTCTCATGAGCCTTAGTACCGTGATCGTGGCTATAAATGCAAGAGCTTTAGATATGGGGTGA
- a CDS encoding c-type cytochrome — protein MILLLVLIVAGIAFLIFTFGTMWGFSRTGDGFYGRPDIYSENRTSYPGGGMYPGGGMYPGRGMYPGGYPSYNISDFESNGELIYYTGFNESGERIETEYGPHWLYVHGGSCVDCHRTDGRGGYPVMMGYTIPPDIRYETLTSDEHEEEEGHPPYTDETIKRAIREGIDSAGEPLDLTMPRWNMTDKDVNDVVEYLKTL, from the coding sequence CTGATTCTCCTGCTGGTTCTGATAGTCGCAGGGATAGCTTTCCTTATTTTTACTTTCGGGACCATGTGGGGATTTTCTCGTACAGGGGACGGCTTCTATGGCCGGCCTGATATTTATTCGGAAAACAGGACTTCGTATCCGGGAGGTGGAATGTATCCGGGAGGTGGAATGTATCCGGGAAGAGGTATGTATCCGGGAGGGTATCCTTCCTATAACATAAGTGATTTTGAGTCAAACGGGGAGTTAATCTACTATACCGGGTTTAATGAAAGCGGTGAGCGTATTGAGACAGAGTACGGTCCTCACTGGCTGTACGTTCATGGAGGGAGCTGTGTTGACTGCCATCGGACGGACGGGAGAGGAGGATATCCGGTGATGATGGGTTACACAATCCCTCCGGATATCAGATATGAGACCCTTACTTCTGACGAGCACGAAGAAGAGGAAGGACATCCTCCATATACGGACGAGACCATCAAAAGGGCGATCCGGGAGGGTATTGATTCTGCAGGCGAGCCTCTTGACCTTACCATGCCCAGATGGAATATGACCGATAAGGATGTGAATGACGTCGTTGAATACCTTAAAACGCTTTGA
- a CDS encoding PLDc N-terminal domain-containing protein has translation MPGNYLILIIFGFIFLLSFILWAWTLVDCLRKETDKGNTRLKWIIVIVFTYIVGAFLYYLIRQPKRIKELGR, from the coding sequence ATGCCAGGTAATTACCTTATTCTCATTATATTCGGATTTATTTTTCTTCTTTCTTTTATCCTCTGGGCCTGGACCCTTGTTGACTGCCTGCGAAAAGAAACGGACAAAGGGAATACACGCCTTAAATGGATCATAGTAATTGTTTTTACATACATTGTAGGAGCTTTTCTTTACTACCTTATCAGGCAGCCTAAAAGAATCAAAGAACTCGGCAGGTAA
- a CDS encoding MFS transporter has translation MNMETGPESVRQENRPDPPARERISLLPLLTVNFIGTLGFSIVLPFLVFLVNRLGGNAFIYGLASSMYPAFQLIGAPVLGRWSDIYGRKKILLLSQVGTLLSWIIFLGALFLPVVTLFQVDSEVLGTFAFTLPLAALFFARAFDGLTGGNVSVANAYLADITEEKDRNRNFGKMSISSNLGFIVGPALAGLLSITAYGEAAPVLGAVVISLIGTLLIIFYIPENRECSLKGPVKAEDIRKVFGYEIKECRTVRETGKPSFREVLKLPNIPYMLGLYFLIFLGFNIFYTAFPLHAIAALDWGIAGMGVYFTVLSGLLIIVQGSILPRLSKRYSEASLIIFGSLMLGTNFLLLIPGNLFLTYLATGFFAMGDGLMWPSFLSLLSKIAGKNYQGTVQGFAGSFGGLASITGLILGGFLYELLAGRAFLLAGMIIYIVFFLNFRLRRFEKELKY, from the coding sequence ATGAATATGGAAACAGGTCCGGAAAGCGTGAGACAGGAAAATAGGCCTGACCCTCCTGCACGAGAGAGGATTTCCCTTCTCCCTCTCCTTACGGTCAATTTTATAGGCACGCTCGGGTTCAGCATTGTCCTCCCCTTCCTTGTCTTTCTGGTAAACCGGCTTGGAGGCAATGCTTTCATTTACGGACTTGCAAGTTCCATGTATCCGGCTTTCCAGCTAATAGGCGCCCCGGTCCTCGGCAGGTGGTCTGATATTTACGGGCGTAAAAAAATACTGCTCTTGAGCCAGGTGGGGACCCTCCTTTCATGGATTATCTTTCTCGGAGCTCTTTTTCTCCCGGTTGTAACCCTTTTTCAGGTCGATTCCGAAGTCCTGGGGACTTTTGCCTTCACCCTGCCCCTTGCAGCGCTCTTCTTTGCGCGGGCTTTCGACGGGCTGACCGGAGGCAACGTGTCCGTAGCCAATGCCTATCTGGCAGACATTACCGAAGAAAAAGACAGGAACCGAAATTTCGGAAAAATGTCGATTTCCTCAAACCTCGGGTTCATAGTGGGCCCTGCCCTTGCCGGACTTTTGAGCATAACAGCATACGGAGAAGCAGCCCCTGTCCTTGGTGCAGTGGTAATTTCCCTTATAGGAACTTTACTGATTATATTTTATATCCCCGAAAACAGAGAATGCTCTCTGAAGGGACCTGTCAAAGCCGAAGACATAAGAAAAGTGTTTGGCTACGAGATAAAGGAATGCCGGACCGTGCGGGAAACCGGGAAGCCTTCCTTCAGGGAAGTTTTAAAGCTTCCGAATATCCCTTACATGCTCGGCCTTTACTTCCTCATCTTTCTCGGCTTCAATATTTTCTACACCGCTTTTCCGCTGCATGCAATCGCAGCCCTTGACTGGGGCATAGCAGGAATGGGGGTCTACTTTACGGTCCTGAGCGGTCTTCTGATAATTGTGCAGGGTTCCATACTCCCAAGGCTTTCAAAAAGATATTCGGAAGCCTCGCTGATAATATTCGGAAGCCTTATGCTCGGCACGAACTTTCTGCTGCTTATCCCCGGAAACCTCTTTCTGACCTATCTTGCAACGGGATTTTTCGCAATGGGGGACGGACTTATGTGGCCTTCTTTCCTCTCCCTTCTATCAAAAATTGCAGGGAAAAATTACCAGGGCACGGTACAGGGATTTGCCGGCAGCTTCGGAGGGCTTGCAAGCATAACCGGCCTGATCCTCGGAGGGTTTTTATACGAACTGCTTGCAGGAAGAGCCTTTTTGCTTGCAGGTATGATAATCTATATCGTATTTTTCCTCAATTTCAGGCTAAGGAGATTTGAGAAAGAGCTAAAATACTGA
- a CDS encoding class I SAM-dependent methyltransferase — translation MTKAAAKTGVGPTVLVAIEQYFPENQRIIEDDLAYRILPLGMRSLVWLMRFNSVRAWMIRVTEKDTPGIWGGMMCRKRYIDEKLIKSVNQVNAVVNLGAGFDTRAYRLPALSEMPVWEVDQPENINSKQTRLCKLFGAVPSHVRLVPIDFDREELGPVLASYGYSKDMRTFFIWEAVTQYLTETGIRVTFDFLAKAEHGSLLAFTYTRKDFLDGRVMYGWENIYKKYVRDKIWLFGMDPEEWPDFLEGYGWQVVEHVGYEELAARYIRPTGRELASTPVERIVYAEKV, via the coding sequence ATGACAAAAGCTGCAGCTAAAACAGGAGTAGGCCCAACAGTACTGGTCGCTATCGAGCAATATTTTCCTGAGAATCAACGCATAATCGAAGACGATCTTGCTTATCGAATACTGCCGTTAGGCATGAGATCTCTTGTATGGCTGATGCGGTTTAATTCGGTAAGGGCCTGGATGATTCGGGTTACCGAGAAAGACACTCCCGGTATCTGGGGCGGGATGATGTGCAGAAAACGGTACATAGACGAGAAGCTTATCAAGTCGGTCAATCAGGTTAATGCGGTCGTGAATCTGGGTGCAGGCTTTGACACCCGAGCATACCGGTTACCAGCTCTATCTGAAATGCCGGTCTGGGAGGTTGATCAGCCTGAAAACATTAATTCCAAGCAGACCCGGCTGTGTAAGTTGTTCGGAGCAGTTCCGTCCCACGTCAGGCTTGTGCCGATAGATTTTGATCGAGAAGAACTGGGTCCCGTTCTTGCTTCTTATGGCTACTCTAAGGACATGCGGACATTTTTCATATGGGAGGCTGTCACGCAGTATCTGACTGAAACCGGAATCAGAGTGACTTTTGATTTTCTGGCTAAAGCCGAGCACGGCAGCCTTCTGGCTTTCACATATACTCGCAAAGACTTTCTCGATGGCCGGGTAATGTACGGCTGGGAGAATATCTACAAAAAGTACGTAAGGGATAAGATCTGGCTTTTCGGGATGGACCCTGAAGAGTGGCCGGATTTTCTTGAGGGGTACGGCTGGCAGGTAGTCGAGCATGTCGGTTACGAGGAACTTGCCGCGCGGTATATCAGGCCTACAGGTCGGGAACTTGCCTCTACGCCGGTCGAAAGGATAGTCTATGCGGAGAAAGTGTAA
- the pheS gene encoding phenylalanine--tRNA ligase subunit alpha, with protein sequence MSAQDNLTINEKKVLLALEELGSAAPDKLEEKSGLQVDAAMQAAFMLQEKGLASVSEKVLERYSLTKEGEEYTKTGLPERQIIDALKAPAPLEELRSRFSPKTVGIATGWLIKKGWAKVENGVMVPSGKAPAGKDEEALATFAGQAKTLEELAADEGTVKELLKRKLVIKHEEKSRTVSVTGAGCALAAEGIVLEEEIAQLTPELLKSGAWKGKKFRPYRLDITPKPLYGTKIHPYRRLIEQMRQIFLEMGFTEIKGGIIQSSFWNFDALFQPQDHPARDMQDTFHLGSTCQLPAEYFEKVAAMHENGGDIDSCGWGGIWDRDLARRNVLRTHTTSVTIKYLADNPEPPVKAFCIDRAYRRETIDPTHTPEFEQLEGVVMDKDMSFADLLGLLAEFYHRMGFEEVRFRPGYFPYTEPSVEPEVYVDGLGWVELGGAGVFRKEVTEPFGIKEPVLAWGLGVSRLAMLKLGLKDLRLLYQSDIDWLRKSEVCRI encoded by the coding sequence ATGAGTGCTCAGGATAACCTTACAATCAACGAAAAAAAGGTCTTGCTCGCCCTTGAGGAGCTGGGGTCGGCAGCTCCCGATAAACTGGAAGAAAAGTCCGGGCTGCAGGTGGATGCGGCAATGCAGGCAGCCTTCATGCTCCAGGAAAAAGGACTTGCTTCCGTCTCCGAAAAAGTGCTCGAACGTTACTCCCTTACAAAGGAGGGAGAAGAATATACGAAAACCGGACTTCCGGAGCGCCAGATAATTGACGCCCTGAAAGCTCCCGCCCCTCTTGAAGAACTCAGGAGCCGCTTTTCCCCCAAGACCGTGGGGATCGCAACCGGCTGGCTCATAAAAAAAGGGTGGGCAAAGGTTGAAAACGGAGTTATGGTACCTTCGGGAAAAGCTCCTGCAGGCAAGGACGAAGAAGCTCTTGCGACTTTCGCAGGCCAGGCAAAAACTCTCGAAGAGCTTGCAGCCGACGAAGGAACTGTAAAGGAACTGCTCAAGCGCAAACTTGTCATAAAGCACGAAGAGAAGTCCAGAACTGTTTCCGTAACAGGAGCAGGGTGCGCTCTTGCTGCCGAAGGCATTGTCCTTGAAGAAGAAATTGCCCAGCTCACTCCCGAACTGCTGAAGAGCGGGGCCTGGAAAGGGAAAAAGTTCAGGCCTTACAGGCTCGACATCACCCCGAAACCCCTCTACGGAACCAAAATCCACCCTTACAGGCGCCTGATTGAACAGATGCGCCAGATCTTCCTGGAAATGGGCTTCACGGAAATCAAAGGGGGCATAATCCAGAGCTCTTTCTGGAACTTCGATGCTCTCTTCCAGCCCCAGGACCACCCTGCAAGGGACATGCAGGACACCTTCCACCTCGGCAGCACCTGCCAGCTCCCGGCTGAATATTTCGAAAAAGTGGCGGCAATGCACGAGAACGGGGGAGATATCGACTCCTGCGGCTGGGGGGGGATCTGGGACAGGGACCTTGCCAGGCGCAATGTGCTCAGGACCCATACCACTTCAGTAACCATAAAGTACCTCGCAGACAACCCCGAACCACCTGTAAAAGCCTTCTGTATTGACAGGGCGTACCGCAGGGAAACAATTGACCCTACCCATACTCCCGAATTCGAGCAGCTTGAAGGCGTGGTAATGGACAAAGATATGTCCTTTGCTGACCTGCTCGGGCTCCTTGCAGAGTTCTACCACAGGATGGGGTTCGAAGAAGTCCGCTTCCGCCCGGGCTATTTCCCCTACACCGAACCGAGTGTGGAACCTGAGGTCTACGTGGACGGCCTTGGCTGGGTCGAACTCGGAGGAGCAGGCGTCTTCAGAAAAGAAGTCACGGAACCTTTCGGGATCAAAGAACCCGTCCTTGCCTGGGGGCTCGGAGTAAGCCGGCTCGCCATGCTGAAACTGGGGCTTAAAGACCTGAGGCTCCTCTACCAGTCCGATATCGACTGGCTCAGAAAGAGCGAGGTTTGTAGGATTTAA
- a CDS encoding tryptophan--tRNA ligase, translating into MNTKLDPWSSSDITDYSKLFEEFGISPFENILPEIPSPHMYMRRKIIFGHRDYEQIAEAMRTGAPFSVMDGFMPSGKVHLGHKMVMDQIVWHQEMGASAFVGIADREAFSVRGFSWQKCREIGVEEYILSLIALGFKPDGLIYFQSGCGSVKDLAFELGAKVNFSELSAIYGFSGETSLSHMLSVATQAADILQPQLEEFGGPKPVVVPVGPDQDPHLRLTRGLAGKMNMFRVEEREDVKTGRKYLSVRGKTAQKEALQELKKRIPGKVKLYEEHIDVLGYPDLAGLEKLVREVAVEFGGYAFIPPASTYHRFMSGLQGGKMSSSIPESQIALTDSPKDGAKKIKRAKTGGCVTLEEQKKLGGKPEECSVFELMLFHLIASDEELLEIKQECISGTRMCGSCKQLAAEKMQEFLKDHQEKRELAREHLDEYRIIYKD; encoded by the coding sequence ATGAATACTAAACTTGACCCGTGGAGTTCAAGCGATATCACTGACTATTCCAAACTATTCGAAGAATTCGGGATTTCTCCTTTTGAAAACATACTTCCGGAAATCCCTTCCCCGCACATGTACATGCGGAGAAAAATTATCTTCGGGCACCGTGATTACGAACAGATTGCAGAGGCCATGCGGACAGGTGCCCCTTTTTCGGTTATGGACGGTTTTATGCCCTCAGGAAAGGTCCATCTCGGGCATAAGATGGTCATGGACCAGATAGTCTGGCATCAGGAAATGGGAGCTTCCGCCTTTGTAGGGATTGCAGACAGGGAAGCCTTTTCCGTACGCGGTTTTTCCTGGCAGAAGTGCAGGGAAATAGGAGTTGAAGAATACATATTAAGCCTGATCGCCCTCGGATTCAAACCCGACGGCCTTATCTATTTCCAGTCAGGCTGCGGAAGCGTCAAAGACCTGGCATTTGAACTCGGGGCCAAGGTCAATTTTTCGGAACTGAGTGCAATCTACGGCTTTTCGGGAGAAACAAGCCTCTCCCATATGCTCAGCGTGGCAACCCAGGCTGCAGATATCCTCCAGCCCCAGCTTGAAGAATTCGGAGGACCGAAGCCGGTTGTGGTCCCCGTAGGCCCGGACCAGGACCCTCACCTCCGCCTGACAAGGGGACTTGCAGGCAAGATGAACATGTTCAGGGTAGAGGAGCGGGAAGACGTAAAGACAGGCAGGAAATACCTGAGCGTCAGGGGAAAAACCGCCCAGAAAGAGGCCCTTCAGGAGCTTAAGAAACGCATTCCCGGGAAAGTAAAGCTCTATGAAGAGCACATTGACGTGCTCGGGTATCCCGACCTTGCAGGACTTGAAAAGCTTGTCAGGGAAGTCGCAGTCGAGTTCGGAGGCTACGCTTTTATTCCTCCAGCCTCCACCTACCACAGGTTCATGAGCGGACTGCAGGGCGGGAAGATGTCCAGCAGTATTCCCGAAAGCCAGATTGCCCTTACGGACTCCCCGAAGGATGGGGCAAAAAAGATAAAGCGGGCAAAAACCGGGGGCTGCGTAACCCTCGAAGAGCAGAAAAAACTGGGAGGAAAACCCGAGGAATGTTCGGTCTTTGAACTCATGCTTTTCCACCTGATTGCCAGCGATGAAGAACTGCTGGAAATCAAGCAGGAATGTATCTCCGGGACAAGGATGTGCGGCTCATGCAAGCAGCTTGCAGCCGAAAAAATGCAGGAATTCCTTAAAGACCATCAGGAAAAGAGGGAACTTGCACGGGAACATCTTGACGAATACAGAATTATCTACAAGGACTGA
- the mntA gene encoding type VII toxin-antitoxin system MntA family adenylyltransferase antitoxin, with protein sequence MDKSSFLEDISKILAGLKEVDTAYVFGSFLERTNFNDIDVALLLSESLDPYQSLKFSLRIAGELERRIRPRFEFDVKILNNSPIEFQFEVIKKGHVIFSRNEPNRIDYESEVISAYLDLKYMYDLIDKEFLARA encoded by the coding sequence ATGGATAAGAGCTCATTCTTAGAAGATATAAGCAAGATTTTAGCCGGATTAAAAGAGGTAGATACAGCCTACGTATTCGGCTCATTTCTTGAAAGAACAAATTTCAACGATATCGATGTAGCTTTGCTCCTGTCCGAAAGTTTAGATCCTTATCAAAGTCTCAAGTTCTCTTTAAGAATTGCAGGTGAGCTGGAGAGGCGAATCAGGCCCAGATTTGAGTTTGACGTAAAAATACTTAACAATTCTCCGATAGAATTTCAGTTCGAGGTTATTAAAAAAGGACATGTTATCTTCTCCAGGAACGAGCCCAACAGAATCGATTACGAATCTGAGGTAATTTCGGCTTATCTGGACCTGAAGTATATGTATGATTTGATAGACAAGGAATTCCTGGCGAGGGCATAA
- the hepT gene encoding type VII toxin-antitoxin system HepT family RNase toxin — MRILAHLRELDESQKDWERYQAISLKDLKRDRDKRNMVLHAMLVSIQAAIDVAAGLIVKEGLGKPTTYREAFEILGQAGLIPEELAEELSDLAGFRNVLVHIYWQLDLDQVYGVLQNDLKTLKSFLQEVKKLSDQDLSAE; from the coding sequence ATGAGAATACTGGCCCATCTCAGAGAGCTTGATGAATCCCAGAAGGACTGGGAAAGATATCAGGCCATATCCCTGAAAGATCTGAAGAGAGATAGGGACAAAAGGAATATGGTTCTTCATGCCATGCTGGTCAGCATCCAGGCTGCAATAGATGTAGCTGCCGGGTTAATAGTTAAAGAGGGACTGGGGAAACCCACGACATATAGAGAAGCCTTTGAAATACTGGGTCAGGCAGGGTTGATTCCGGAAGAACTTGCTGAAGAGCTTTCGGATCTGGCGGGGTTCAGAAATGTCCTCGTTCACATATACTGGCAGCTAGACCTTGATCAGGTATATGGCGTCCTGCAAAACGATCTTAAGACCCTGAAATCCTTTTTACAGGAAGTTAAGAAATTATCAGATCAGGATTTATCTGCTGAATGA